The segment GATTTCCCACCAATATATAGTTTAACTGGAGATTCATTAAAGAACGCTGCTTTTAAATAATCGTATGATTTATCAAAGTCATTCACATACAACTTCATAAGAGAGGTAATTTCCGTATTAAACATTTCCCGCAGGCGTACGACTGGCACTCCTAACAGTCGATCATTCAAGATATTCACCATTTTTTCCAAATCCAGCGGGTTAATTTCAACTGGTATCGAAAATGATCGATGCTCGACATGGCCTGTATTTGTTACTAGGATAGCAACAGCCGTGTTCCTTGAGAGTGTGACGATTTGCAGTTGCTTTAATTTTGCTTCATATAATTCAGGACCCAGGATTATTGAAGTATAATTGGTTAATTCGGATAACACTTCTGCCGACATTTGAACCATTTGCTCAAATTCAAAGAAACCATCTGCAATAAAATCCTTAATTACGTTTGTATTGGTTTGATTGGAAATTGGTGCTATCAAATTATCAACATAATAACGATAACCCTGTTCAGAAGGCACCCTTCCTGAAGAGGAATGTGTTTTCTCCAGGAAACCCATCTCTTCCAAATCTGCCATTTCATTTCTTATCGTTGCAGCACTATAAGGTATATTATCTTTTTTAGAAATAGCACGAGAGCCAACCGGATACGCCGACTCAATGAAATCATCAATAATTACTTGCAAAATCAATAACTGCCTTTCTGTCAACATGATAATCACCCCTGTTAGCACTCTTAGTTAGTGAGTGCTAATGCTATTAATAAATTATCAAATCATTATTTCTTTGTCAATAAACATGTATTGCTCATATTTGTGAAAGGTTTACTAAAAACAGAGGGGAAACTCCTCAGCAAAAAGATGCCTTCTAAGTTTCCCCTCCATTATTATTAATCATCATCCATTTTTAATACAGCCATAAACGCTTCTTGTGGAACTTCTACAGATCCAACCATTTTCATGCGTTTCTTACCCTCTTTTTGTTTTTCCAGCAGTTTACGCTTACGTGTAACATCACCACCATATAATTTTGCAGTTACATCTTTCCTCACAGCCTTAATGGTGGAACGTGCTTCAATTTTATTTCCTATAGCTGCTTGAACCGGGACCTCAAATTGTTGTCTTGGAATAAGTTTTTTTAGCTTTTCAACAATTTGTTTTCCACGTTCATGTGCAAAATCCCGATGCACGATAAAGGATAATGCATCGATTGTATCTCCATTCAATAAAATATCCATTTTTACAAGATTTGAATCTCGATAACCGGTTAATTCATAATCAAACGAAGCATATCCTTTTGTATGGGACTTCAATTGATCAAAAAAGTCGTAAACAATTTCGGATAAAGGAATATCATAAATAACATTCACCCGAATATCATCCAAGTATTGCATATCGATAAATTGTC is part of the Virgibacillus sp. NKC19-16 genome and harbors:
- the hrcA gene encoding heat-inducible transcriptional repressor HrcA, whose protein sequence is MLTERQLLILQVIIDDFIESAYPVGSRAISKKDNIPYSAATIRNEMADLEEMGFLEKTHSSSGRVPSEQGYRYYVDNLIAPISNQTNTNVIKDFIADGFFEFEQMVQMSAEVLSELTNYTSIILGPELYEAKLKQLQIVTLSRNTAVAILVTNTGHVEHRSFSIPVEINPLDLEKMVNILNDRLLGVPVVRLREMFNTEITSLMKLYVNDFDKSYDYLKAAFFNESPVKLYIGGKSNILMQPEFDDVDKIRSFYSMIEKEDEIANLLKRTNEGIRVTIGNENKVDAIKDFSLITTAYQSGDGQMGTIALLGPTRMEYRKVISLLNILSNEMTDALYMWYKNNE